The DNA sequence aaaaaacactaaaataaatatgatgacaaatacattttaaatatttcacgCCCACATCTTTATCCAACACATCAGGAGATTCAATATTATTtgataaacacatttctttcctcGTTAATGCTGTGAGATTCTTTGATGGGATGCCACCTACCTGTGCGCTCCCGTGCGCCTTTTCCTCTCCGCTATGCGCTGCTGTGATGCGCGTCTCCTGAAGTATTCACACGTTGCGTGAGGTTAAAATCAAACTGCGTCGCTCCTGTCACCTCAGAATCCAGCTCAGACTTAACTTTTCATGTTGACGCATTTTCTTGATGACAGCACGATTAAATCTCCATCACCAGCGGCGCATGTATGGCACGGTATGTTTAATTCTCCAGGATTTACCCCTCACAGTTCAATTCTGAAGGGAATCCTCTGCATGGTGAAACGCCGTCCTCAGCTCCTAGCAAGTCAACCACAGGGTCTTTATGTGCCTCCACGCACTGCCAGTATTTATATGGAGAACGTCACCCAAGCAGCCTCTGAATGTCCCACCCATTCACCTCACAGCCCAAACCACTGTACTGCCTAAAAGCGCACACTGCAGccatcttttcctttctcttctgtTCCTGTGCAGCAGAGACTTTAGCTGAAGTCTTCCAGTCAATCATGAAAAAGATACTGATTTTAACTTTCCTTGCTGTatgtgagagacaaagaggatAGACAGAGGAGACATAGAGCAATGCCCATATCCAACCTTGGGAATGAACCACCTTAGTGGTGGTCTGGGGGGCAcctgagtcagagagagagaggaattaGGATGAAGTGGGAAAAATGGGGATGAGAGGATGAGATTGAGGGATTTGATGGTAATTGTCTGGGAAAGCTGACGACTTTTAAGCAATTAGCTCCACGTTGTTGCCATCCAGGTCAGTGCCGTGTTAACAACAGGCTGTCACACACAAATGCTTTAGTTATATGTGTTTCAAACCAATCTGTTAAACAGGTAAAAgagatttgtgtgtgcatgtatgtgcgtCTGTGAAATGCATGCACCAAcatgtgtacctgtgtgtgtgtgtgtgtatacacaacAGTACATACTATATTCCTGCATTTTCCATCAGTGTCAAGCATCAAAGGGGTTGATAAGGGGCAGCGGGAGGTTGATGACGTCTCACACTATGTGGGTCCTGTTTGACTGGTTCCAACAAGAACAACTGGTCATATTTATGAGACTGGTGAGtgaaaacacagtcacacagatgTGTGTGCGAGGCCAAGATAATAAAGTGGTTAACTTACACTGCGTATAATACCAGGCCTCATTTTCAAGGTGGCGCACACAATAACATTTCTGTAATATCACAGAAATTTGTCAATAATTGTGAATCTTTTTGTAACTGAGAAGGTCAACAAAGCCAGTTGCCATTATTGAAATAAAAGGTCAAGTGAAGAAGTCAAGACAAAGAATCTGCAGCAAATGTCAAACACTGgtgaatatcagtcccctaaacatgcctgattctttttcatcaagatccatgaaagtGTTGCAAAAGACAAATGTTCACGAAAGTGAAAAAATGGATCCACACAATGTAATGTGTAAtgtgttctttcctgacccacactgTATCCAAATCTTATTGTCATCTGTCCTGTAGTGTTGCTCAATCTTGgtgacaggcagacagacagacaggcagatgaaaacataacagcCTTGGTGGGGGTAATTAAAAACCATACATTTAAAAGGTcaaaactagaatagcactcagaccccatacctccaccaaggccaaataAATCTATACAGGCtctcaacagaaaaataacaggGGAAAAGAGGTTGTCTGATAATCCAAAAAGTCTCCAAACTGCCTTTTTAAATTTCCAGATACAGCAGCTCATCTTTATTACATTATACAGCAGTGATCTAATTGCATTGTTAGTCTCATCTGAACTAATCTATAGAGCTAAGTACTCCCACACTGCGTGCACAAGCCATCAATGATGCATGACAGTCTACTTACACTTTCACATGAAAAGTAATCACCAATACACATTCACAGTAGTGGCACAAGCATGGATATTATTGTTTTCAGCTCTTTATATCTTTAAATGATGTCACATGGTTCATAGttttaattgtaaaaatgttgtttattagATACGGACGTGAGTTGTTTTCTTGAATATGATTTAATTTCACGTCTGTATCGGCAAAATGTTCAAAAATCTCTGAGAGAATCAGCCCAGTTCCTTCTCCCAACTTTCTCTCCCTTGCTCAGATGAGTCACACCGGCTTCAGGCAGTTTTCATGCAGCTCTCGCCTTTCCATATAAAGCTTCCTCTCTGTGGGCATGTGCAGGGAGATTATGTCGAGGCGGTGTCAAGAATTCCGGCAAGGATTGATTGAGCACAGAAGTGCAAGTCTTGGTGGCCCAGAGGAGCTGTCGTGTGTGGGGACTGAaagttgtttgtgtgcttgAGTGTGGCGCTAAGGGGCTGATTGGAGGTGTAAGAAGGACGAAGGTAATGGAGGTGAGGTCCAAAGGGGCGATTCTGTGGCTCACACTACGGGCTGAGGTCAGAGGATGAAATAAACttctaaaaaactaaatgtgtctgttgtgaAGCTGTTTTAATAGTCAACAGTGACTGCATATGAAAATAGACGCTGGGTCCATATTGGAGCCAAAGGGGAAGTGCCTGAAGCCTGTGTTCCGTCTGTGAGAAAATGACTTCTAACTTGGTTTATAACGTCATAAACATCTGAGTTTATGGCCTCAATCACTAGTTTCTAATTATACTTAATGCAGCATGATGTTCAGTTTATAAACCATGGTCCCATTTATTGTTAAATAGACGCTAAAGCACGGTTCGCATTGTGGATACCATGTTTGACAGCAATGTCATAATGATTGAGTGtatgtatttcaattacatgtgattttattaaataaaaagtattttttaatgtatatatttatgtagtttttttttcaacatgatagaaaacacttaATAAAATGTGACCCTTCACATTGAACTTATGTGATGAAGTTAGATGGAATTTGAATATGTTActtaaatacataaagtcacCGTTTTAGGCTTTGTTATCTTTTTGAGTGTCCccgagctctcagtcaggctccaccccctgctcctccaaatatggttacttccAGTTTAGAAAAAACCAAGATGTCGCCGgccaaaatgccaaactcgaGGCTCCAACCTCAAAATATGGAGACAATAACTGAAACATCAATGATTCCTTTGCTGAAGGCATTTGAGTGTTTGCAGGTTTTCGTTTTCATTCGGCTCAAAAGTTATTACACCCCCACTCACAAACcccttttttttacttctacGCAGGGCCATCATAATTAGGACATTATGACAAGACATGACACTATGTGGGTGAATGAAGAATAGATTTTCCCAAAAAAGACACTTCATTAAGCATCTTGGCgtcattctttttttatggAAGTGACAGCCTGTATTTACCCCCCCGCAGCTGGGCCACGTTCTTTCAATGTGGATACGTGACGTAGCTTGACGGTTGATGGTTTGACACTGCAGACCTGTGTTTCACAGTTCTTTAAAGCTGTCTGGACTGATTGTCCAGTTTGGGGTTCTGCGtatgagtcgagcttcaccaaacgttgaataaacaggtgaacagatctttgtgcagcagaggtgGCGATGCGtcagggttctgcagacagCGGCCTGCAgtctgtctttattttcctctgcttgattcctgcaggtcactttttATAGtgtcagaaagaaagctgcagccagcttcaccacaggccaaacagaCAGCCTATCGCAAACAAGCAGGTTAGAACTCTATTATTGTAATTAATTAAATACAGCACCAGCTAATACAGAGTTCCACTTTCAAATCAATTCACTTTGATGCAGCTCTTAAAAAACCCAGTAAACTACACTATAATTAGACTTCACATGCTTTTCAAGGTAtgtgcattttttccccctgtcacACTTTTGAAGTAGCCCCAAAAAATTGGCGGTAATTAATTTTCACAATGTCCAGAAAGGGGTTGAGCGCCTGTGATTGCTGCACAGTTGAGTCAAAGGCCACTAATTAGAGGAGAAGTTTAATGGAAGATAATGAccataaaaaaggaaacagagtaGGTGTGAACATGAGTGACTCATACAGCGCTTCCCTTTTACAGCTATAGTCATCTGCTGGACTCACCTCAGTGGATCCCATTAGGGGCTCAGGCAAGGATGTTTAAAAACTGCTTGGGCTCCAGGGACATGTATCATGTCATCCACTACTACATGCACATATAGGCAACATGTGTAATTGCATGGATATACACACAAAGGAATTAAAAGATTGAGAAAAATACTGGCTGATTTCAGCCCAGACAatcagatatttaatttaaaatgcaacTTAGACTCAAGCAGCTTTGACATGTTGCCACTGTGCTCTGGTAATTCTACCCTGGTCGGCCTGAGTGGGAATTAAATTCAAAGATCACATTTAGTTTCTTCACCATGAGCCTGATTTAATGGGACGTGAGAGGCGATGCGTCTTGTCACTTATTGTCCCAAAGGGAACCTGCATTATTTTTGGACAATAAggatgaagtgttttttttttttttcttcatcgcAGAAACCTGAGGTGACTCTTAAAATGAGTAAGaggattgtttttcttttttggtttgTAAGGACAAAATCTATCGGATGTTAATTGTTGATGAGACAACACAGAGTCTTTTATTCAGGTTTCTTCTTTGTATAAATCAGCCAtcattatcagaatattggtattaatgaaggaaggaaggttTGTTGCTTTTATCGCATACTTGAAATAGCTGGAAATATCCTCAATCCTCTCTGTCCTTGGTTTTAGCTCAGTCAGCCATGGGTGGAGCATCGGTTTTAAAAGTGGGGGGGTTCTGAGGGTGGTACATGAGCCCTGTATaccaaggacccccaaactgatggagagatggagcagggaccccctactatatatattgtataaaattgtgtttttatacacaaGTTTTAGAGGTCCTCCTCTTTGTGTACAGGAGGCTTGGAGGGACAGGTCTAGGCTAGTCTCGTGCTGTGAGTGAACCGGGGCCCAGCTTGAGAGAGCTTTTAGAAAACTAGCCGGTGGTTATACAGAGGTATTAAATAGTCATGTTTATAAAGAGATAGTGAATTAAAGTCAACTAGAATTGCAGTTGTACACCTCTGCCAACATTGTGCAGTTTCAgtgtacatacatttttattccaGATTCATAGGaagaaagatgttttttgtcccTGCTGCAAATCCAAGTCAGAGCAGACGCTGCCACCTGCACTTTGCTGCCTTGTGCGACAGACTTCTGAtgtgctctgtctctctgacggCACTGACAtgagaagaaaagcaaaggTTCCACGCTTCAGTTATTCTCTTCACTCACACAGATTGGTTTACCGGGTGGCACAATAGCTGCAGGATTACAGGTGAGACTTGGGTGACGCACTTTTAATTGTCCCATTggttaagaaaaaagaaaaaaaaatgatgccCTGCACTCATGAAAAGAAGCCAGgtaggaaaaaaagaaacgtaACACCTTGACACAAATCCAGCTCCAAATGCAGGAGCTGcttgttgatttgatttttttacttttcccaCGTATCCTTCCAACATCTGGAAACCTCATACTGCCTCTATCCTGGCTCTCCCTTTTCCGTTTGTCTCTCTTTCATCAACTTCCCCGTCCttgtttattctctctcttgttccttctcttctcttcctatCTCATCTTTCGTTGGCTCCACTGTTTGCCTTTGTCACTGGTTATGTCCCACATCCACTGTTTATCTGTTGTCAGCATGGATGCAACCATTTGGGAGGATATTCATGAAAAGGAAAATTGACCAACAAATCAATGACTGTGGTCACATGATCTGCAGTACACTGATCGTACTCTGACTAAAACACGGGGGTGGACACCAGTTTttcatgacaaataaaataactgaaaaaaacGCTTTGCTTATTTTTGTATGTTGTCAGCTGATTAACGTTAAATGTTAGAGagattttgtttattcattttggACTGAGCCAGGCTGCCTTCTTACCCCTGTCCCTGTGCTTGTGCTGAGCTGACATCCTGCTGTCTGCAGCTACATATTTCTGGTACACACATGAGAGAGGCATTTTATCTCTCAGCAAGtgagcaaaaatatatatttccagGAAGATTGAATTATTCCTTCAGTCAGAAACTTGCAAAAGCCACAAATGAAAAGATAAGAAGCACAAATTCGAACTCAGTGTCATAAACCAAAGTGAGCACTCAGTATTATTACCTTCACTATTTGACCACGCGGCATATCAGGATCCAAAGTTCCaccaggatatttttttatttttatgacagTGATACAGTTTAATCATTTACCAACTAACACTGTACAAATATTGGTAAGCCGGTATTTAAATATAGTTAGTTTGCATTTTTGATGAACAGGGTTTGCAGAATAATCATTGAAGTCAGCATTTGCATCATTTCTCAAAGAACAAGAACATTATTAAAGTTTACAAAATGGCCTTTTCACTATGATTCAGAAACCTTCTGTTTTCAGTTGATGTTTGATTTGACGAGCAGCAGCTTTACTGGTTGCTAGTAAAGAACACAAGGCATATGGAGTAGGCAGTGTCCAGGGTGTAAACAATGAAGTTGAAGATCGTCATGAAGGTGACCACCACCAGTTTATCCCAGGCACAAAGGTGGCCACAGTTGCCGGGTCTCGGATTGCTATGGAGGCTGTACAGCGGCCAGATCACCATCGCTGTCGCGTACATCACTGCTGCCAAAATATTGAAGACGACCACCAGCTTGTCAAATGAGATTGGAAAAAAAGAGGTCATTTGTCCAAGGGTGAGCAGGATTATGATGATGGAAAAGATGAAACACAAGGAGTACACGGCCACGCACCACTGCAGCGGCGGGGAGTTCACGTACTGTTTGCTCTCCAGGGACGTGTAGATGAGACAGGCGATGAAGGTCTCCATAATCTTCATTATACCGGACAACGTGGAGAGAAACCCGCTGTTCTGTCCGCAGGGGCGAAGGCGTGTCAGGACCACCTCGCCGGCATACACCCCGAAACAGACCCAGGACACCACAGACGCACCGATCTGACAGTAGCAGGTCGTGCAGGTGAAAAATGTGGGGTAAATGATGGAGGTGGCCAGGAACATGAGGCTGGCCAGCATTGCAAAGGCAGCGGTGAAGTCATCCCAGGCGAAAGGTAGCTTTTTGCTTACAGTGGTGAACTccaggatgaggatgagaagggtgaagaagaagcagaagcacCACGTGAACATGCACCATGCCCAGTAAGAATATGATTCATTTCCCGCCGTTGCTGCCAAGATAAACGACATACAAGCGAGGATGGCTGCCAGTGTTCGCAAGATGCCCACAGGCTGGGTGAGCGACCGCAAATCCACTTGGGCCATGGCTGGACAGGATGATCCGCTTTCACATAAAAAGCTAAAAGTATTGTTTAGTTTCTAAATTCAGTTTATTCTTCACAGTGCATCAAGGCAGCAGGGTTGGTTTCGTAGAAATCCATGTAGGCAAACGCCCGAGCAGGTTTCTTCCTAGAAACTGAAACTTGAGTGTGGTGGTGTATCTTGGGCTTATCTCCGTGGTTTATGACCCCTGTTTCATGTCACTGATTGGATGGTGGTTTCGTGTTACGTTCActtcatgacacacacacactggactctGATCTTCATCCAAGTTCAGAGGAATCTACAACAATAGGTGTGTGTAGGTCACATATTCAGGAAACTGGCTCTTATCCTGTCCTCGAGTTCACTTGATTTATTGTTTCTGGGCAGGACTAATGTCAGCGTTTGGAGGAGGGATTGCTTTCAGGCCTTTTTCTAGATTAAAGGACACTTCCGGTGGAAAGTGAAAAGTTGGAAAGGGAACCTTTATTAACTTTAACAAACCACTTTTGAAAGCTGTCTTCCCAGACTATGTGAAGTGGATTTTGAGCTTTGTGATCACAATGAAcacaagttaaaacaaaatTGATGTAATGCAAAAGATCCCCATACAccgaaaaatacaaataatgacataaaataaaataataattattattattattaaaattaagattttctatttcattttgcATTCTAATAGATGTGTTGAGAAAAATGAGAGAAATAATTCCAAATTTTACAACATTTGTTCTTCGCTTTGCAGTTTCTTCATTATGGtccatttctgtgttttcttaccTTTTTTCTCTGGTTCTTTTATTCCTATCTAT is a window from the Hippoglossus hippoglossus isolate fHipHip1 chromosome 8, fHipHip1.pri, whole genome shotgun sequence genome containing:
- the LOC117766387 gene encoding myeloid-associated differentiation marker homolog, whose translation is MAQVDLRSLTQPVGILRTLAAILACMSFILAATAGNESYSYWAWCMFTWCFCFFFTLLILILEFTTVSKKLPFAWDDFTAAFAMLASLMFLATSIIYPTFFTCTTCYCQIGASVVSWVCFGVYAGEVVLTRLRPCGQNSGFLSTLSGIMKIMETFIACLIYTSLESKQYVNSPPLQWCVAVYSLCFIFSIIIILLTLGQMTSFFPISFDKLVVVFNILAAVMYATAMVIWPLYSLHSNPRPGNCGHLCAWDKLVVVTFMTIFNFIVYTLDTAYSICLVFFTSNQ